A genomic region of Mycolicibacterium poriferae contains the following coding sequences:
- a CDS encoding zinc-dependent metalloprotease, whose product MSDLPFGFSSGDDPDRDKRNRESGSGPGGDPFGLGGGQFDMSQLGQMFSKLGEMFSGAGSAMATGKSSGPVNYDLARQLASSSIGFVAPVPEKTSAAITDAVRLAETWLDGATALPAGTTSAAAWTPTDWIDNTLETWKRLCDPVAEQLSTVWAEALPEEAKAMAGPLMSMMSQMGGMAFGSQLGQALGKLSKEVLTSTDIGLPLGPKGVAALMPEAIEALADGLEQPRSEIVTFLAAREAAHHRLFSHVPWLSTQLLNAVEAFARGTKIDMSGIEELARGFNPASLSDPSEMENLLNQGIFEPKATPEQTAALERLETLLALIEGWVQTVVAEALGDRIPGASALSETLRRRRATGGPAEQTFATLVGLELRPRKMREAADLWTRLTEAVGSDARDGVWQHPDLLPDSSDLDEPAGFIDRMIGGDTSGMDSALEEAISDLERDIQKDAGGPDNPDEPRDH is encoded by the coding sequence ATGTCTGACCTGCCTTTTGGCTTCTCGTCCGGCGACGACCCCGACCGCGACAAACGCAACCGGGAGTCCGGGTCCGGGCCCGGCGGCGACCCGTTCGGTCTCGGCGGCGGCCAATTCGACATGTCGCAGCTGGGGCAGATGTTCTCCAAACTCGGTGAGATGTTCAGCGGCGCAGGCAGCGCGATGGCCACCGGCAAGTCCTCCGGCCCGGTCAACTACGACCTGGCCCGCCAGCTGGCGTCCAGTTCCATCGGCTTCGTCGCCCCGGTACCGGAGAAGACGTCCGCGGCGATCACCGACGCGGTGCGCCTGGCCGAGACCTGGCTGGACGGTGCGACCGCGCTCCCGGCCGGCACCACCAGCGCGGCGGCGTGGACGCCGACCGACTGGATCGACAACACGCTGGAGACCTGGAAGCGGCTGTGCGACCCGGTCGCCGAACAACTGTCCACCGTCTGGGCCGAGGCGCTGCCCGAGGAGGCCAAGGCGATGGCCGGCCCGCTGATGTCGATGATGTCGCAGATGGGCGGCATGGCGTTCGGCTCGCAGCTCGGCCAGGCGTTGGGCAAACTGTCCAAGGAGGTGCTGACCTCCACCGACATCGGGCTGCCGCTGGGACCCAAGGGGGTGGCCGCCCTGATGCCCGAGGCGATCGAGGCGCTGGCCGACGGTTTGGAGCAGCCGCGCAGCGAGATCGTCACCTTCCTGGCGGCGCGCGAAGCCGCCCACCACCGCTTGTTCAGCCACGTGCCGTGGCTGTCGACGCAGCTGCTCAACGCCGTCGAGGCGTTCGCGCGGGGCACCAAGATCGACATGAGCGGTATCGAGGAGCTCGCGCGCGGGTTCAACCCGGCCTCGCTGTCCGATCCGTCGGAGATGGAGAACCTGCTCAATCAGGGCATCTTCGAGCCCAAGGCCACTCCCGAGCAGACCGCGGCGCTCGAACGGCTGGAGACCCTGCTGGCTCTGATCGAGGGCTGGGTGCAGACCGTGGTCGCCGAGGCGCTGGGAGACCGGATTCCCGGGGCGTCGGCGCTGAGCGAGACGTTGCGCCGACGGCGCGCCACCGGCGGACCGGCCGAGCAGACGTTCGCCACCTTGGTCGGACTGGAGCTACGGCCCCGCAAGATGCGCGAGGCGGCCGATCTGTGGACACGGCTGACCGAGGCGGTCGGCTCCGACGCCCGCGACGGGGTGTGGCAGCACCCGGATCTGCTGCCCGACTCCTCGGACCTCGACGAGCCCGCCGGCTTCATCGACCGCATGATCGGCGGCGACACCAGCGGAATGGACAGCGCTCTCGAAGAGGCGATCTCCGACCTCGAGCGCGACATCCAGAAAGACGCCGGGGGGCCCGACAACCCGGACGAGCCTCGCGACCACTGA
- a CDS encoding YlbL family protein, which yields MNRRISTLAVALVPIMIFGALLWLVTVPYVALGPGPTFNTLGEVEGMEVVDIEGTEVHPTSGHLNMTTVSQRDQLSLLQALVFWASGRDQLVPRDLVYPPNRTREEVEEANTRDFRESEDSAEYAALHYLDYPMAITVESIDEEGPSKGKLQGGDAIDAVNNTPVADLEEFQALMADTKPGETIVVDYRRKNAPAGTTEITLGEHPDGDKGFLGVNVLDAPWAPFTIEFNLANIGGPSAGLMFSLAVVDKLTTGDLNGSKFVAGTGTISGDGEVGAIGGITHKIVAAEDAGATVFLVPADNCDEAKTSDADGIELLKVDTLKRAIDSLRELSAGGEPPRC from the coding sequence GTGAACAGGCGGATTTCGACCCTTGCCGTGGCGCTGGTGCCGATCATGATCTTCGGCGCGCTGCTGTGGCTCGTGACGGTGCCGTACGTCGCGCTGGGGCCCGGCCCGACGTTCAATACCCTCGGCGAGGTCGAGGGTATGGAGGTCGTCGACATCGAGGGGACCGAGGTCCACCCCACCTCGGGGCATCTGAACATGACCACGGTGTCGCAGCGCGATCAGCTCTCGCTGCTGCAGGCGCTGGTGTTCTGGGCGTCCGGACGCGACCAGCTGGTCCCGCGTGACCTCGTCTACCCGCCGAACCGCACCCGCGAAGAGGTCGAAGAAGCCAACACCCGTGACTTCCGCGAGTCCGAGGACAGCGCCGAATACGCCGCGCTGCACTATCTGGACTACCCGATGGCCATCACCGTCGAGAGCATCGACGAGGAAGGCCCGTCGAAGGGCAAGCTGCAGGGCGGCGACGCCATCGACGCGGTGAACAACACCCCGGTGGCCGACCTGGAGGAATTCCAGGCGCTGATGGCCGACACGAAACCGGGGGAGACGATCGTCGTCGACTACCGCCGCAAGAACGCCCCGGCCGGCACCACCGAGATCACCCTCGGTGAGCACCCCGACGGCGACAAGGGCTTTCTCGGGGTCAACGTGCTCGACGCTCCGTGGGCGCCGTTCACCATCGAGTTCAATTTGGCCAACATCGGCGGGCCGTCGGCCGGGCTGATGTTCAGCCTGGCCGTGGTCGACAAACTGACCACCGGGGACCTCAACGGCTCGAAGTTCGTCGCCGGCACCGGAACGATCAGCGGTGACGGCGAGGTCGGCGCGATCGGCGGCATCACCCACAAGATCGTCGCCGCCGAAGACGCGGGTGCGACGGTGTTCCTGGTGCCCGCCGACAACTGCGACGAGGCCAAGACCTCCGACGCCGACGGCATCGAGCTGCTCAAGGTGGACACGTTGAAGCGCGCGATAGATTCTTTGCGGGAACTTTCCGCTGGTGGCGAACCTCCTCGCTGCTAG
- a CDS encoding UPF0182 family protein has protein sequence MGMRPAAKMPKLTRRSRIWIAVAVAAVLLLLIGPRFVDTYVDWLWFGELGYRSVWTTQVVTRLVIFLVVTALVGGVVFAALALAYRTRPVFVPTAGPNDPVARYRTAVMSRLRLVGIGVPVFVGVMAGFVAQSYWDRVQLFLHGGSFGVTDPQFGIDLGFYAFDLPFYRLVLSYLMVATFLAFIANLLGHYLFGGIRLSGRTGAVSKAARIQLISLVGTFVLLKAVAYWLDRYELLSHTRGGKPFTGAGYTDINAVLPAKLILMAIAIICAIAVFSAIFLRDLRIPAIGVVLLLLSSLVVGAGWPLVVEQISVRPNAAQKESEYIGRSITATRQAYGLTDEHVTYRDYPGDAPASAQQVAADRATTSNIRVLDPNIVSPAFTQFQQGKNFYYFPDQLNMDRYRDEDGNLRDYVVAVRELNPDRLIDNQRDWINRHTVYTHGNGFIASPANTVRGVANDPNQNGGYPEFLASVVGADGEVISPGPAPLAQPRIYYGPVISNTPADYAIVGENGAPREYDYETNVATRNYTYTGSGGVDIGNLFTRSLFAAKYAERNFLFSDVINENSKILFKRNPADRVKAVAPWLTTDTAMYPAIVNERVVWILDGYTTLDNYPYSESMSLSSATTDSNEVALNRLQPDKQVSYIRNSVKATVDAYDGTVTLYAQDESDPVLQAWMKVFPDTVQPKSAISPELQDHLRYPEDLFKVQRALLAKYHVDDPVTFFSTSDFWDVPLDPNPTASSYQPPYYIVAKSLAENNNDASFQLTSAMNRFRRDFLAAYISASSDPETYGKLTVLTVPGQVNGPKLAFNAISTDTTVSQELGLIGRDGQNRIRWGNLLTLPMAEGGLLYVAPVYASPGTSDVASSYPRLIRVAMMYNDQIGFGPTVRDALIDLFGPGADRTATGPAPTNGPAGEPAASRTPGNGSAPEAPQNQSVTPPEATPDAPPPAAAVPSGPTELSAAKSAALQEVNSALEAVQDAQRNGDFAQYGEALQRLNDAMDEYQSAD, from the coding sequence GTGGGTATGCGGCCCGCGGCGAAAATGCCGAAGCTGACCCGACGGAGTCGGATCTGGATCGCGGTCGCGGTGGCCGCGGTGCTGTTGTTGCTCATCGGTCCACGGTTCGTGGACACCTACGTCGACTGGTTGTGGTTCGGCGAACTGGGCTATCGATCGGTGTGGACCACTCAGGTGGTCACCCGGTTGGTCATCTTCCTCGTCGTCACGGCGCTCGTCGGCGGCGTGGTGTTCGCCGCGCTGGCGCTGGCCTACCGCACCCGGCCGGTGTTCGTGCCGACCGCCGGTCCCAACGACCCTGTGGCGCGCTACCGCACCGCGGTGATGTCGCGGCTGCGTCTGGTCGGCATCGGGGTGCCGGTGTTCGTCGGTGTGATGGCCGGCTTCGTCGCGCAGAGCTACTGGGACCGCGTGCAGCTGTTCCTGCACGGCGGCAGCTTCGGCGTCACCGACCCGCAGTTCGGCATCGATCTCGGCTTCTACGCGTTCGACCTGCCGTTCTACCGCCTGGTGCTGTCCTATCTGATGGTCGCGACGTTCCTGGCGTTCATCGCGAACCTGCTGGGTCACTACCTGTTCGGCGGGATCCGGTTGTCGGGCCGCACCGGTGCGGTCAGCAAGGCCGCCCGCATCCAGTTGATTTCGCTGGTCGGTACGTTCGTCCTGCTCAAGGCCGTGGCGTACTGGCTGGACCGTTACGAACTGCTCAGCCACACCCGCGGCGGTAAGCCGTTCACCGGCGCCGGCTACACCGACATCAACGCCGTGCTGCCCGCCAAGCTCATCCTGATGGCGATCGCCATCATCTGCGCGATCGCCGTGTTCTCCGCGATCTTCCTGCGCGACCTGCGGATCCCGGCGATCGGCGTCGTCCTGTTGCTGCTGTCGTCGCTGGTCGTCGGCGCCGGCTGGCCGCTGGTCGTGGAGCAGATCAGCGTCCGGCCCAACGCCGCGCAGAAGGAAAGCGAATACATCGGCCGCAGTATCACCGCGACCCGGCAGGCTTACGGGCTGACCGACGAGCACGTCACCTACCGCGACTATCCGGGTGACGCGCCGGCGTCCGCGCAGCAGGTGGCCGCCGATCGCGCCACCACGTCGAACATCCGTGTGCTCGACCCCAACATCGTCAGCCCGGCGTTCACCCAGTTCCAGCAGGGGAAGAACTTCTACTACTTCCCCGACCAGCTGAACATGGACCGCTACCGCGACGAGGACGGCAACCTGCGTGACTACGTGGTGGCCGTGCGTGAGCTCAATCCGGACCGCTTGATCGACAACCAGCGCGACTGGATCAACCGGCACACCGTCTACACCCATGGCAACGGCTTCATCGCCTCGCCGGCCAACACGGTGCGTGGCGTGGCCAACGATCCCAACCAGAACGGCGGGTATCCGGAGTTCCTGGCCAGCGTCGTCGGGGCTGACGGCGAGGTGATCTCACCCGGGCCGGCACCGCTGGCACAGCCGCGCATCTATTACGGTCCGGTCATCTCCAACACCCCGGCCGACTACGCGATCGTCGGTGAGAACGGTGCGCCGCGCGAGTACGACTACGAAACCAACGTGGCGACCCGTAACTACACCTACACCGGCAGCGGCGGGGTGGACATCGGCAACCTGTTCACCCGAAGCCTGTTCGCCGCCAAGTACGCCGAACGCAACTTCCTGTTCTCCGATGTCATCAACGAGAACAGCAAGATCCTGTTCAAGCGCAATCCTGCTGACCGGGTCAAAGCGGTCGCGCCGTGGCTGACCACCGATACCGCGATGTATCCGGCGATCGTCAACGAGCGGGTCGTGTGGATCCTGGACGGCTACACGACGCTGGACAACTATCCGTACTCGGAGTCGATGTCGTTGTCGTCGGCCACCACCGACTCCAACGAGGTGGCGCTGAACCGGCTGCAGCCCGACAAGCAGGTGTCCTACATCCGCAACTCGGTCAAGGCGACCGTCGACGCCTACGACGGCACCGTCACGCTCTATGCGCAGGACGAGAGCGACCCGGTGCTGCAGGCCTGGATGAAGGTGTTCCCGGACACGGTGCAGCCCAAGAGCGCCATCTCCCCGGAGCTGCAGGACCATCTGCGCTACCCGGAGGACCTGTTCAAGGTGCAGCGCGCGCTGCTGGCCAAGTACCACGTCGACGATCCGGTGACGTTCTTCTCGACGTCGGACTTCTGGGACGTGCCGCTGGACCCCAACCCGACGGCCAGCAGCTATCAGCCGCCGTATTACATCGTGGCCAAGAGCCTGGCCGAGAACAACAACGACGCCTCGTTCCAGCTGACCAGCGCCATGAACAGGTTCCGGCGTGACTTCCTGGCGGCCTACATCAGCGCGAGCTCGGACCCCGAAACCTACGGAAAGCTCACGGTCTTGACGGTTCCGGGCCAGGTCAACGGCCCGAAGCTGGCGTTCAACGCGATCAGCACCGACACCACGGTGTCGCAGGAACTCGGTCTGATCGGACGCGACGGCCAGAACCGCATCCGGTGGGGCAACCTGTTGACCTTGCCGATGGCCGAGGGTGGTCTGCTGTACGTGGCGCCGGTGTATGCCTCGCCGGGCACCAGTGACGTCGCCTCGTCGTACCCGCGCCTGATCCGTGTGGCGATGATGTACAACGACCAGATCGGTTTCGGTCCGACTGTGCGCGATGCGCTGATCGACCTGTTCGGGCCGGGGGCCGACCGGACCGCCACCGGGCCCGCGCCGACCAACGGACCGGCCGGGGAGCCGGCCGCGTCGCGCACACCCGGCAATGGTTCGGCACCGGAGGCGCCGCAGAACCAGAGTGTGACCCCGCCGGAGGCGACTCCGGACGCGCCACCGCCCGCTGCTGCGGTGCCGAGCGGTCCCACCGAGCTGTCGGCTGCGAAATCCGCTGCGCTGCAGGAGGTCAACTCGGCGCTGGAAGCGGTGCAGGACGCGCAGCGCAACGGGGACTTCGCCCAGTATGGTGAGGCGCTGCAACGTCTGAACGACGCGATGGACGAGTACCAGTCAGCCGACTGA
- a CDS encoding FAD-binding oxidoreductase has translation MTVPTDLSRAETLRTLREQVNTHVALPGEPGYERCIPWNVAAAITPAAVVLATTPEDVAGTVRFAAEHGFTVTVQSTGHGAVGIGAETILVQASAMKHCEIDVSNRTARVGAGARWQDVIAAAAPHGLAPLCGSSPSVGVVGFLTGCGIGPLVRTVGLSSDHVRAFDVVIGSGQLLRVTPEENADLFWGLRGGKATLGIVTAVEIELPYIPEFYGGAVYFDGVDAAVVLHEWRRWSAGLPETVNTSIAIQQLPPLPGVPEPLAGRMTVAVRYTAVGDFAEAERLLAPMRAAATPLMDSVAVLPYAAIGAVHADPVDPMPVIEDQALLSELPAEAVDALLAVAGPGSGSPQVIVELRMLGGAFGRPAAHRSAFCHRNAAYALTVIGAPMPDTAAMVAEHATAVAAAVAPWSTGGQMPNFAPSYDPARPSRVYNDDTRHWLAALADRYDPARVLATGQVVR, from the coding sequence ATGACCGTACCGACCGACCTGAGCCGCGCCGAGACGCTGCGCACACTGCGCGAGCAGGTCAACACGCACGTGGCATTGCCCGGTGAACCCGGCTACGAGCGGTGCATACCGTGGAATGTGGCTGCGGCCATCACGCCGGCGGCAGTGGTGCTGGCGACCACACCCGAGGACGTGGCGGGCACCGTCCGTTTCGCCGCCGAACACGGCTTCACCGTCACGGTGCAGTCCACCGGTCACGGCGCCGTCGGCATCGGCGCCGAGACCATCCTGGTGCAGGCGTCGGCGATGAAGCACTGCGAGATCGACGTCTCGAATCGCACCGCCCGGGTGGGCGCGGGGGCGCGATGGCAGGACGTCATCGCCGCGGCGGCACCGCACGGTCTCGCGCCGCTGTGTGGTTCATCGCCCAGCGTGGGCGTGGTGGGCTTCCTGACCGGCTGCGGCATCGGGCCGCTGGTGCGCACGGTGGGGCTGTCGTCGGATCACGTGCGGGCCTTCGACGTGGTGATCGGCTCGGGGCAGCTGCTGCGCGTGACGCCGGAGGAGAACGCCGACCTGTTCTGGGGTCTGCGCGGGGGCAAGGCCACCCTCGGCATCGTCACCGCCGTCGAGATCGAGTTGCCCTACATCCCCGAGTTCTACGGCGGGGCGGTGTATTTCGACGGTGTCGACGCCGCCGTGGTTCTCCACGAGTGGCGCCGCTGGAGCGCCGGCCTGCCGGAGACGGTCAACACCTCGATCGCCATCCAGCAGCTGCCGCCACTGCCCGGGGTGCCCGAGCCGCTGGCCGGCCGGATGACCGTGGCCGTGCGCTACACCGCCGTCGGTGATTTCGCCGAGGCCGAGCGTCTGTTGGCGCCGATGCGGGCCGCCGCGACGCCGCTGATGGACAGCGTCGCGGTGTTGCCGTACGCGGCGATCGGTGCGGTGCATGCCGACCCCGTCGACCCGATGCCGGTCATCGAGGACCAGGCGTTGCTCTCGGAGCTGCCGGCCGAGGCCGTCGATGCGCTCCTGGCCGTGGCGGGCCCCGGGTCGGGTTCACCGCAGGTGATCGTCGAATTGCGCATGCTGGGTGGGGCATTCGGCCGTCCGGCGGCGCACCGCAGCGCGTTCTGCCATCGCAACGCCGCCTACGCGTTGACGGTGATCGGCGCCCCGATGCCCGACACCGCGGCGATGGTGGCCGAGCACGCCACCGCCGTGGCGGCGGCGGTGGCGCCGTGGTCGACGGGCGGGCAGATGCCCAACTTCGCCCCGTCGTACGACCCGGCACGTCCGTCGCGGGTCTACAACGACGACACCCGGCACTGGCTGGCCGCGCTGGCCGACCGCTACGACCCGGCCCGGGTGCTCGCCACCGGGCAGGTGGTGCGCTGA
- a CDS encoding PPOX class F420-dependent oxidoreductase, which translates to MTSAPLSDDARQMLGRPNPAVIATTRRDGQPVSAATWYLLRDDQLLVNMDVARKRLAHMRRDPRVSLTVIDGDDWYTHVTAIGRVVRMYDDEGLADIDALSQHYQGKPYPDRDRPRVSAVIEIDRIHGWGAHKNNDQPDGRGAS; encoded by the coding sequence ATGACGTCAGCACCGCTCTCCGACGACGCCCGACAGATGCTGGGCAGGCCCAACCCTGCCGTCATCGCCACCACCCGCCGCGACGGCCAGCCGGTTTCGGCCGCCACCTGGTACCTATTGCGTGACGACCAGCTGCTCGTCAACATGGACGTCGCCCGAAAACGGTTGGCCCACATGCGCCGAGACCCCCGGGTCTCGCTCACCGTGATCGACGGCGACGACTGGTACACCCACGTCACCGCCATCGGCCGGGTTGTGCGCATGTACGACGACGAGGGTCTCGCCGATATCGATGCCCTGTCGCAGCACTATCAGGGCAAGCCTTACCCGGACCGGGACCGGCCCCGCGTCAGCGCGGTCATCGAGATCGACCGGATCCACGGTTGGGGCGCGCACAAGAACAACGATCAGCCCGACGGGCGCGGCGCATCCTGA
- a CDS encoding FAD-dependent oxidoreductase has product MTDALRSRAAPLRMRPRRLVTPDPLLPSDVAPGATAIVVGGGIAGMSAAVVLAERGVAVTVLEANDHLGGRLGAWPERLPDGTEQYIEHGFHAFFRHYYTWRSILRRADPQLSFLAPVSSYPVISASWPAEDLSGLPAAPPLNLLALALRSKSLSRRELTRADPDTGRALLAYDRATTTAELDNIDAATFLDGLGMTERTRSMLFEAFARSFFCNQGQLSAAELVAMFHYYFLGNPEGIGFDVPDTDHATAIWHPLQRYLEQRGGRVHRGTAVTAVEPDGPDWHVDTEAGRFTARHVILGLDPGALRSVIDSSPATAAAAPLLAEKCRNLAVAPPFAVSRIWLDRDVAPERAPFSAVSGQPNLDSIALYSRLEEPSIRWAATTGGSVIELHSYSCRLDDAEDAAAAMRAELATLWPETADATVTHAHNRLEATAPAFPPGSAGSRPGVRTDARGLRLAGDYIELPYLAGLMERSAMSGVLAANDVLAELGAAAEPISGVPQRGLLAGVPQVPRRRKDRG; this is encoded by the coding sequence ATGACGGATGCATTGAGAAGCCGCGCCGCGCCGTTGCGGATGCGGCCCCGCCGCCTGGTGACACCGGATCCGCTGCTGCCCTCCGACGTCGCCCCCGGAGCCACGGCGATCGTCGTCGGTGGCGGCATCGCCGGCATGTCGGCGGCCGTCGTGCTGGCCGAACGGGGCGTGGCGGTCACCGTGCTGGAGGCCAACGATCATCTCGGCGGACGCCTGGGCGCCTGGCCCGAGCGGCTCCCGGACGGCACCGAGCAGTACATCGAGCACGGCTTCCACGCGTTCTTCCGGCACTACTACACCTGGCGCTCGATTCTGCGTCGCGCCGACCCGCAGTTGTCGTTCCTGGCCCCGGTATCCAGCTACCCGGTGATCTCGGCGAGCTGGCCGGCCGAGGACCTGTCCGGGCTGCCCGCCGCGCCACCGCTGAACCTGCTGGCGCTGGCGCTGCGATCGAAGAGCCTGTCGCGGCGCGAGTTGACCCGAGCCGACCCGGACACGGGCCGCGCCCTGCTGGCCTACGACCGCGCCACCACGACCGCCGAACTCGACAACATCGACGCGGCAACGTTTCTCGACGGTCTCGGGATGACCGAGCGGACCCGCAGCATGCTGTTCGAGGCGTTCGCCCGGTCGTTCTTCTGCAACCAGGGTCAGCTCTCCGCGGCCGAACTGGTGGCGATGTTCCACTACTACTTCCTGGGCAACCCCGAGGGCATCGGCTTCGACGTGCCCGACACCGATCACGCCACCGCCATCTGGCATCCGCTGCAGCGCTACCTCGAGCAGCGTGGGGGTCGGGTGCATCGGGGCACCGCTGTCACGGCTGTCGAACCGGACGGCCCCGACTGGCACGTCGACACCGAGGCAGGGCGCTTCACGGCCCGGCACGTGATCCTGGGGCTGGATCCCGGAGCGCTGCGCTCGGTGATCGACAGCTCCCCGGCGACCGCTGCGGCGGCCCCGCTGCTGGCCGAGAAGTGCCGAAATCTTGCGGTGGCACCGCCGTTCGCGGTCAGCCGGATCTGGCTGGACCGCGACGTCGCACCCGAGCGGGCGCCGTTCAGCGCCGTCAGCGGGCAACCCAATCTCGATTCGATCGCGCTGTACTCCCGGTTGGAGGAGCCCAGCATCCGGTGGGCGGCCACAACCGGCGGATCGGTGATCGAACTGCATTCGTACTCATGCCGCCTGGACGACGCCGAGGATGCGGCCGCCGCCATGCGCGCCGAACTTGCCACCCTGTGGCCGGAAACCGCCGACGCGACCGTCACACACGCGCACAACCGACTGGAGGCCACCGCGCCGGCGTTCCCGCCCGGTTCGGCGGGCAGCCGTCCCGGGGTGCGCACCGACGCCCGCGGGCTGCGACTGGCCGGTGACTACATCGAACTTCCGTACCTGGCGGGTCTGATGGAACGCTCGGCGATGTCTGGTGTGCTGGCCGCCAACGACGTCCTGGCCGAACTGGGCGCCGCCGCCGAGCCCATCTCCGGGGTCCCGCAGCGGGGGCTGCTTGCCGGGGTGCCGCAGGTACCGCGGCGACGTAAAGATCGCGGGTAA
- a CDS encoding carotenoid biosynthesis protein, which yields MALAVPSRSLRAVHPAWLLVAAAITSQILYPLLPDGPRTEITTASVVLFFLAAVADVTRVHGGRGAVLLITIAGGGGLLAEAVGVHTGFPFGAYAYSGTLGPELLGVPVVIPLAWVMMAWPALVVARTLARRPGAVVAVGALALTAWDVFLDPQMVDAGHWTWTHPDPGLPLVPGIPLTNYLGWLLVTTLIMAALHMTLPPHDGPSGPAAALYLWVYFSSVMAHVVFFGLPGSAVMGGILMGAIAIPFTLALLRRRAREPERP from the coding sequence GTGGCGTTGGCCGTGCCGTCGCGCTCGCTGCGCGCGGTCCACCCGGCGTGGCTGCTCGTGGCGGCGGCGATCACCAGCCAGATCCTCTACCCGTTGCTGCCCGACGGGCCGCGCACCGAGATCACGACGGCCAGCGTGGTGCTGTTCTTCCTCGCCGCCGTCGCCGACGTCACCCGCGTGCACGGCGGTAGGGGTGCGGTGCTGCTCATCACGATCGCAGGCGGCGGTGGTCTGCTGGCCGAGGCGGTCGGTGTGCACACCGGGTTCCCGTTCGGCGCGTACGCCTACAGCGGGACGCTGGGTCCGGAACTGCTCGGTGTGCCGGTGGTGATCCCGCTGGCGTGGGTGATGATGGCCTGGCCGGCGCTGGTCGTCGCCCGGACACTGGCCCGCCGGCCCGGCGCGGTCGTGGCGGTCGGTGCGCTTGCCCTGACCGCCTGGGACGTGTTCCTGGATCCGCAGATGGTCGACGCCGGGCATTGGACGTGGACGCATCCCGACCCCGGACTCCCCCTCGTCCCGGGCATTCCGTTGACCAATTATCTCGGGTGGTTGCTGGTCACCACCCTGATCATGGCCGCCCTGCACATGACACTGCCACCGCACGACGGCCCCTCGGGACCGGCGGCTGCGCTGTATCTGTGGGTGTACTTTTCCTCGGTGATGGCGCATGTCGTCTTCTTCGGCCTGCCGGGGTCCGCGGTGATGGGCGGAATCCTGATGGGAGCCATCGCCATCCCGTTCACCCTTGCCCTGCTGCGGCGGCGCGCACGCGAACCGGAGCGGCCATGA
- a CDS encoding glycosyltransferase: MPHARQPKPIRTLVLAGSFLACLGTVHELLNLRYLRRPPAKPPSVSVPVSVLVPARDEAHRIAPTIRSLLTQRGLTDVEILVLDDNSTDGTADVVRGVAPTDARLRVLTGTPPPAGALGKPHACAQLAAAARGAILVFVDADVVLSPDAVAAAVAVLRGPDPLDLVSPWPRQLATGFSGRLIQPLLAWSWLTTVPLRVAERSARPSMAVANGQFLVIEADALARVGGWQSVSGEVLDDIALARRIRAGGGRTGVADGSAIATCRMYDNGRELRDGYRKSLWAAFGSPLGAIAVAAALAVVYVLPPVAATTGSRIGAVGYLAAVLGRILSARWCGTTERGATIDVERGATIESERGAVIRSERGAMIDAVAHPLSVLTLLGLLTSSWAGRLRGSLQWKGRAL, translated from the coding sequence GTGCCCCACGCGCGACAACCGAAACCCATCCGGACGCTCGTCCTGGCGGGTTCGTTCCTGGCGTGTTTGGGCACGGTTCACGAACTTCTCAACCTACGTTACCTGCGGCGTCCGCCCGCCAAGCCGCCGTCGGTGAGCGTGCCGGTGTCGGTTCTGGTGCCGGCGCGCGACGAGGCCCACCGCATCGCGCCGACGATCCGGTCGCTACTGACCCAGCGCGGCCTCACCGATGTCGAGATCCTGGTGTTGGACGACAACTCCACCGATGGCACGGCCGACGTCGTCCGCGGCGTGGCCCCGACCGATGCCCGGTTGCGGGTGCTGACCGGCACCCCGCCGCCGGCCGGCGCGCTGGGCAAACCGCACGCGTGCGCGCAGCTGGCCGCCGCGGCGCGCGGCGCGATCCTGGTGTTCGTCGACGCCGACGTGGTGCTGTCGCCGGACGCCGTGGCGGCCGCGGTCGCCGTGTTACGCGGCCCGGACCCGCTGGATCTGGTGAGTCCGTGGCCGCGCCAACTCGCGACGGGGTTCTCCGGCCGGCTGATCCAGCCGCTGCTGGCATGGTCGTGGCTGACGACGGTGCCGCTGCGCGTTGCGGAGCGGTCGGCGCGGCCGTCGATGGCGGTGGCCAACGGTCAGTTCCTCGTGATCGAGGCCGACGCCCTGGCCCGGGTAGGCGGGTGGCAGTCGGTGTCCGGGGAGGTGCTCGACGACATCGCGCTGGCCCGAAGGATCCGCGCCGGCGGCGGGCGCACGGGCGTCGCCGACGGGTCCGCCATCGCGACCTGCCGGATGTACGACAACGGTCGCGAACTGCGCGACGGGTACCGCAAGTCGCTGTGGGCAGCGTTCGGCTCCCCGCTGGGAGCCATCGCGGTCGCCGCGGCTCTGGCCGTGGTCTACGTGTTGCCCCCGGTCGCGGCGACGACCGGGTCCCGGATCGGCGCCGTCGGCTATCTCGCCGCGGTGCTGGGTCGGATCCTGTCGGCGCGCTGGTGCGGTACGACGGAGCGAGGCGCGACCATTGATGTGGAGCGGGGCGCGACCATCGAATCGGAGCGGGGCGCGGTCATCAGGTCTGAGCGAGGCGCGATGATCGATGCCGTGGCGCATCCGCTCTCGGTGCTGACCCTGCTGGGGCTGCTCACCTCGTCCTGGGCCGGCCGGCTCCGTGGCTCGCTGCAGTGGAAAGGCCGAGCGCTGTGA